The genomic interval cgatggtcatttcttcttgcgatatgtccggcccaccgccattttaatttcttcccccgTGGTTGCTTTGGAACTCATTCATTCTTTTTGCTGTCTCATATCCtgcatcggtgtgtgtgtgtatgtatatatatatatatatataacgtatatatacatatatatatatatataacgcttatacacacatacacacacacacactcacactgcccttaTGACCCTCGCACTCACTTGTTCCAGGTTGGGATACGCAAGTCACGGACACGGTGAGAGTCAGTGCAGTGAGGTGAGCAGCGGCTCCTGACAGCACACGCAGAGCGCGGTGCACACGGGTGTCACTATCTGTGCTCTGAGACATGACTGCGAGTCCTGCAAGAAAAGGGATATCACTGCACGGTCCTCACTGCGCACGGCCACACATAGTGTCACTGCACAGGGCCACATGGTGTCACTGCACAGAGTTACACAGTGTCACTGCACAGggccacacagtgtcactgcacaGGGTTACACGGTGTCACTGCACTGggccacacagtgtcactgcactgggccacacagtgtcactgcacaGGGTTACACGGGTCACTGCACAGGGCCACATGGTGTCACTGCACAGGGTTACACGGTGTCACTGCACTGggccacacagtgtcactgcactgggccacacagtgtcactgcacaGGGTTACACGGGTCACTGCACAGGGCCACATGGTGTCACTGCACAGGGTTACACGGTGTCACTGCACAGGGCCACACAGTGTCACCTGCACATGGCCACATGGTGTCACTGCACATGGCCACATGGTGTCACTGTACAGggccacacagtgtcactgcacaTGGCCACATGGTGTCACTGCACAGGGCCACACAATGTCACCGCACATGGCCACATGGTGTCACTGCACAGGGCCACACAGTGTCACCGCACATGGCCAGATGGTGTCACTGCACACAGCGTCCCACACAAGCAGGCACAGTCATACACACCATCACAAAGTCACTATGGTTGTCACACTGTGATAAAGACCTGGAGCTCGGCACTTCAGTGGCACAGTCTCTATGGGCGCTGTCAccctgagggtgtgtgtgtgtgtgtatatatatatatatataattatcttTCTCtctttatactatatatatatatacacacacctcctGTAGTCtctgcagccgtgtgtgtgtgtgtgtgtgtgtgtgtgtgtgtgtgtgtgtatatatatatgtcaaaaagaACAGTTGGCACTCCTATAGGCGCTGGTAAGCTATAGGTGCATATCCCATatgaataatacagtatatcaatacGATACCGTTCCGAAGTCTGGTAaacaggagacagcactctgaaAGTAGTTCATCaaaaagtgtattggtgaaaaatagtgatatatatatatgtctgtatgtgtatatctatatatgcgggtgtgtttaaatgtttttatatttgtatatatctatatatctctccaGGAAATGTCGTGGATACGCCCCTCAGAGCACAGCCTCGCTCTGATTGGACACATGCTCCGTCTGTTACTGGGGAAAGCCTGCCCTCTGCCAGCTGGTTCCAGGTCGGAAGCCCCGCCTCCTCGTGGCTGTGTCGTCATCAATAACATACTGACGCTCCACCCAATAATCTGCGAGTGCTGCAGAAacgggactggagccggtcagaGCGAGGCTTGACACGCTTACATGCTGTTGCCGGTATATGAGTGTTCGTGAGTATGACAGGTACTGCAGCCCTCTAGGAGTATTGTATTCCTTACTAGGTAGGAGTGGGGAGCACTAATAGCATGAGTACCTATTGTGGGGTATATTATGGGTATGAGTGAGTATTGGGGGGTATTATATGGGTATGCGTGAGTATTGGGGGggttattatatgggtatgcgTGAGTATTGGGGGggttattatatgggtatgcgTGAGTATTGGGGGGTggttattatatgggtatgcgTGAGTATTGGactgtgtgtgttttaatacgATCATACCCTCCAACATATCGCAGATCAAACAGGTACACATGCGTCTATTATACCACCTCACTCCATATATAGAGCCCAGACCCATCAAATAACCCAACACCTCATAtagacccctctcccctcccacaccccatCATATGCCCCCTAATATACACTACACAGAGGCGGAATTAGGTAGTTTTGCGACCGGGCAAGTTCCAcaacctgcaccccccccccccccccccccatctcacaacTGATGGTTGATATCCATGGGGCATATTCTCGAAGCTCCGAAATTGCCGTTCACTTCAATGTCGTTCACAATGCCGTTCGCTTCTTGGTCAAATTGCACGGAATTTTAGATCTTTGAGAATATGCCCCCAAAACTACAATAAACAGCTTTAGGCGCCTTCTATCAGGCGGCAGCTGGTGTGTGTACGTACCTTGCATTATTTGTCAGCTGTTCCTTacctcacagccaccaccagtctaagttctttcaaaactaaagctctcacattttaatctggtctgtaactgttacacacggcTATTATATTAtccttaactgtgcatgcaatgtcttgtatataatgtataccctgttcacttgtgtaactatgtatttgtaaccatgtattatttgtcatcttaactctatatgtccaggacatacttgaaaacaagaggtaactctcaatgtattacttcctgataaaacattttataaataaaatgttacagGGGCAGCTGCAGGCTGAGACGACTGAGGGACCCAGGTGCAGGTTTCCTGCTGCTGCGACCACGGATCAATCAGAATCTTTATCAACACTGATAGGCAGGCAGTGTAGTGATGCCACATGGCTGGCCTATAAGCGTCACGAAAGTTCTGATTTGACTTGTGGTCACAACGAAGAGCATGCAGGAACAGAAACCGGCACAAGCAGGTAAACTGCCTGCCAAATCAGTACTGTACCGGCCAAAGCGGTAATGTTGAGGGTCTGTAGTATGGGTGAGCATTGGTGGTGGTATGTCTGTGTGTTTGACAATGAGTCATAGTGTATGGGCATCACGGAGTATGAGCAGGTGCTACTGTGTATAATAAGAATATAGATGCATCTTGTAGTTCTGGCTAAATGTTGATTATTACATTAATATATACAGAAGAAAAGGAACCTAGTATACTAGCACTCAGTCAaactaaatgtataatgatatagttaaaatactttattggtaaacaatgaaaataaaaaaatgggctttaaaataaCAATATGTCAAACAGCATGTGACTGTGATCATTCGTAACTTAACTAAAGGTGGTTAAGTAGtgtatacatatggagatccttgataGATATTCAGGATCTGATGCTATGTATATAGCCTCCTATATATATGGAGATAAGTCCGTGATGTATCCACCACACAGATGATGTTAGTCCTGATGTATGTTCTCAGAGCGTGTGTTGTTAAGCGCTCTGAATCAAGGTGACATATATATGATGTGTAGGTATAGCATCTAAGTGAAGCAAGGCAGGAATCAATGTGTGACCATCTGTTAATGTGTGTCCGCTGTATAAATCCTAATCAAACACTAGAAGCTGCTTAATGTTGAGGAGGCACTCTATAAGTATAACCCATAGATCCTAATGGAACAAGTCTATAGGTAAGTACTCAATATAAGGATTGATGCAAACACCCTTGATAGTGTACCTAAGACAGCGTTATAGCCCTGGTAGTGTAGACAAACAATGGCTTGGCTACGGGGCTAGTGAAGGGAATACTCGTGCATCCTTAGTGTAGTCATAGGCAGCTATCCGTGTATATCCTCTGCACAGGATATATATTGGCTGCAATGGTATACCTACCTGCCGCCGGGGCTCTGCCTCAATCAGCTGTTTGCATGCTGGTTTGTTAGAAGCACCAGTTAACTGATCCTCCAAGTGACCCTTAGCACAATTAGCCCATATCATTTGAAACTCTTATCCTATTGAGGATCTCCTGTTGGACAAACATTATTTCTATGTGCTATTTGGGCTGACAGGATTTAAAGGGGCCATATCCCTTCAAAGATCTCTGTCCATGAATAACCTTAAGGATCAGTCATTCAGGAGTGTTTCTATTGCAGATTACCCTTTAACACTTCCCTGACTGGGTGGATGTATATGGGTATTGGTATACAATATACTTACCACTGCAACTATATCTACCGCATGTTGAAGATCTATATCATTACCTGTTCATACCTCCCACATAGTCTGGCAGTATATGGGTGTATGCATTTACCAACCAACATTTCCCTTTACATGGGGGTCTGTATGGATTAATGATATACGCTTTCTATACCATTGCAGCCAATATATATCCTGTGCAGAGGATATACACGGATAGCTGCCTATGACTACACTAAGGATGCACGAGTATTCCCTTCACTAGCCCCGTAGCCAAGCCATTGTTTGTCTACACTACCAGGGCTATAACGCTGTCTTAGGTACACTATCAAGGGTGTTTGCATCAATCCTTATATTGAGTACTTACCTATAGACTTGTTCCATTAGGATCTATGGGTTATACTTGTAGAGTGCCTCCTCAACATTAAGCAGCTTCTAGTGTTTGATTAGGATTTATACAGCGGACACACATTAACAGATGGTCACACATTGATTCCTGCCTTGCTTCACTTAGATGCTATACCTACATATCATATATATGTCACCTTGATTCAGAGCGCTTATCAACACACGCTCTGAGAACATACATCAGGACTAACATCATCTGTGTGGTGGATACATCACGGACTTATCTCCATATACATAGGAGATACATAGCATCAGATCCTGAATATCtatcaaggatctccatatgtatacaCTACTTAACCACCTTTAGTTAAGTTACGAAtgatcacagtcacgtgctgtttgatatattgttattttaaagcccatttttttattttcattgtttaccaataaagtattttaactatatcattatacatttagttTGACTGAGTGCTAGTATACTAGGTTCCTTTTCTTCTGTATACTCCAATCCCTTACCTAGTAAGCACCTCAACGTGGTTCATATTGTGGCGGTGCGGGAGTTTCCCTTGTGTGTAGTTATTACATTAATATGTTATACCGTGTACAAGTAGTACTGATGTTCTCTTTAGCAGTCATGTCTGGTCGGAGGATCGAGTGCATTTTCTTCAGCGAGTTCCACCCTACACTGGGGCCAAAGATCAGTTATCAGGTGAGTAGATCCCAGCCAGCAGGGTAGGGATAAGGAATGGCCCTCCTTGCCCTCACTAGCAAGAATAGTCAGATTAGGAGGAGGCTGGGGGAGTTGTATATGGGACAGTGAAGGGCAGAGGCTGAAACTGCAGCCAGTGTTCACCTTGCCCTTGGCAAGTACAGAGGAGTACAATTCGCTGAAGTTGTCTACAGCAGCTGCGCATTGTCCGCAAGATCATGAGTATGAGCTATATTCCCAGGTCCCAGAGGAGTACATCTCTCGGGAGCTGTTTGATACGGTGCAGGTTTATATCATCACCAAACCCGAGCTGCAGAACAAGCTTATTACCGTGTGAGTATACAACACGCACAGACCTGTATCTTGTATAAGAATCACCCAAAACCTAGATTTAGGCTGGAGCATTACGAGAGGTGAGAGGTGAGCGGAAGGAATGTAGAGATAGTGATCGAGGGAGCAGCAGGATCAAAGGCCAAGATTGTGGAGGTGAAAATTTTGTCGGTAGAGTAAGGATGCCAACAATAGGTGATGGTCGCAGTTTGTGGGTTACAGACAGTGAGGGATGAGGTTCTCATACTGAGGCAGCACAACATGTTTAGAACCAAGTTTATAAACAAACCGTAAAGTGCAAAGAAATCTATAAAAACTGTCCGAGAAAAATAGATTTATTCCCACACCACAAATGAGAACCGAGGTCTAGGCAGTCAGAAAAAATGGCGTTGCTGATTTAGGGAAGATTGGGTTGGACTGGGAGAGCCGTATTTGCCGTCTGTTTTATACAAGAAGAAATTCAGCAGGTAAATGAGTTGACACCATGAGAATTTAAGTGGCATTTCGACAGTAAGAGCAGTgagtgacaggaggaggagggactaaggcctcgggcatggcgCTGAGgagcgctgctgctcggcagtgagcccctgcagccgcaatgacagcggctttagcaggggctcttgcacgcttgcggaagcgtgtgtcttaacaaataTTACGTTTctgagctcgccggagcgcagggccggtcacatgagcggttcgcccaatgagggcgaaccagctccgtgacatcacagcccccccccccccccccgacacgcccccggacggcacgcggTCTAAGGTCAGGGAaatcacccgctttccctcagcctccgcgcccCTCCGCATGGCTGAAGTctgtatggactcagcctaagcgaGGAGGCTGTCAGCGGTAGCGCTGAGGAAGGGAGATGATTATGATTATAAAGGGAACGTGTTTGTGATAGAATGTATAAAGCATTGTAGGAGGGTGAGCGCAGATTAGAAGATGAAATGGGAAGGTCGCCCTAACCACTGGGTACCGTAACGTCACCTGTTGGCCTTGCCCCCTCGTAGCACTGCCATGGACAAGAAGCTGATTGGCTGCCCCGTGTGCATCGAGCACAAAAAGTACAGCCGCAATGCACTGCTCTTTAACCTGGGCTTCGTGTGTGATGCCCGTGCCAAGACCTGTGCCCTAGAGCCCATCGTCAAGAAGCTGGCAGGATATCTCACCACTCTGGAGGTGCCGTTTTTTTCAATGTGTATTCACGTGGGCATCTTATCTGATGCAGActgccatccccctcccccccccccccccaaattcccAACGCTCAGACATTGACTGCTGTCCTCCCCCATCCGATTACTCCACTCCAACACACCCATACCCACCATTATCAACCCACCACTCAGTTGTACTCTCTATTTGCTTCCCTCCCTATATCCAGAGCTTGTGCATTAGGTGTTGTATCCGCCCTTCTTTTTTTTCTGCAGCTGGAAAGTGGTTTCATCTCGAATGAGGACAGCAAGCAGAGACTGGTACCCATCATGAGCATTCTCCTGGAAGGGCTGAACTCCACTGGAGAATGCTCCCTGCCCATAAGTACTGCACATCCTTCTATCCATCGCAATCTGCCTTACCCATACCTGTATAATGCCGTCCCCACTCCTAATTGTTTGATGCGTCTCCTTCCCTAGATGAAAGCAACACTATGCACCTAAAGGTGATTGAGCTTCGAGTGGCTCCACCCACTGCGCAGGAATATGATGTCCCCGTTTTCACAGAGGATAAGGATGATTTCTGTAACGCTCAGTGGGATCTGACCACACAGCAGGTAATTAAGGACGGAGTGGGCTCTAATGACTTATTGGTTCTGGTCCCTTCCACTCAGATGCGAGTCTGAAACACTCTGTCTTCTAGATCCTGCCATACATTGATGGGTTTCGTCACATCCAAAAGATTTCAGCTGAGGCTGATGTGGAGCTGAACCTAGTGCGGATCGCAATCCAAAACCTGATGTGAGTGGTGAGGAGAGGGCCAGACGTGGGCTGAGGAGTGCAGGAACACTAGCGCGGGAGTGGGGTGGATGTGAGGGTGGCATGTTTGCTGGACTCTATTGCCTGTGTTTGGGGGCAGCAGATTCTCACCTGCCCCCTGCTCTTTATAGGTACTATGGGGTGGTAACGCTGGTTTCCATATTTCAGGTAAGAATCAGAGGCCTCTATgcgtctctccattttctcatcTGCTGTATAGGTGTTTCCTCTCTCCCATGTGCGTTGCCAATCTGTATATGGGTCagtttttgtctgtctgtctgtctctctgtctctgtgtaagAACGtctcactctctttttctgagtaTCTGTATTCTTTTGGGCCCCAGTGTGTTGCTCTCTCTTCAGTATTCCAACGTGTATTGCACAACTCCTCGGGTCCAGGAGCTGATTCATGACAAAGCCTTACAGGAGGAATGTGTATGCTACGTCAGCAAGCCAGGTAATGTACAAGTTATGCCTTaacaccaaccccccccacccccaagttgTATGTATCTTCAGGGTCTGTCTGAACCCCTTCTTTTTGCAGGTAGCAAGCGTCCCAGTCTCCGTGATGTGTTCCAGTTGTACTGCGGTCTGAGCCCAGGCACCACAGTGCGGGACCTGATCGCCcgtcacacacagcagcttcagAGAGTGGATGAGAGGTCAGGCGGTCATCTAAACTATACCTAGATCTTAACACGAGACAtctttccatttgatatatatattttcttatacGTGGCCCTTCTACAGCGCACCTCCTGTAATGCCTCCAAAGAAGGAACGTGAGTTTGACAGACACGTTACTCAAAGTAAATTTAGTACACTCACACTTTGCTCACAGATGCAGTGTGAGAATGCCAGAAAAAATACAATGATTATGGGTTCATTATTTTTCAGAGTTAATCAAGTAAGAATTTATTTCAGTACGAGTATACAAGGGGAAAAGCTCAATGCAGAGCTCTTCTGACATACAGTAAAAACACATCTTTATACACTGCTGAGGTATAATACATGCCCCTAGATGGGCTGACTTATAGAAAATTATAGTAATACGCCCCTTCAGGAGGGTTGACCTCTGCTACAGATACCTAACCAATATCAGTAAATACAGGTTTTTAATACATAATATTTCCTGACAACACAATTATCACATTCTTAAGTTTAGGGCTGTTATTGAAAAATAAGAAAAAGCAGGATCTTATCTTTTCCGCTCCTAACTTCCAATTATTTTGAAAACACATTCACCAACACAAATGGGAGTTTTACATAGGAATAGTTCTTATCTCAAACTGGTTCTgcattcactcccccccccccccttgcacctggcATATATACAGATTACTTTCAGAAGAGAGAAAAGGCCCGGGGACTCTGACTCTACAGAATACCAGAATCACAGAGGTCAAAACTCATTCATCCTTCTTTCATAACTACATAAAAAAACTAAgatggacaaacagagagaaacaaaatggttgcatagatcctAGTGCACCCCCCTTCATGGGCTTTATATCACAGTTTCACAATAGATATGTTCTATACATCTTTTTGCTGGGTCTTCATCACCCTCCTTCTTGGCACG from Ascaphus truei isolate aAscTru1 chromosome 17, aAscTru1.hap1, whole genome shotgun sequence carries:
- the NPRL2 gene encoding GATOR1 complex protein NPRL2 isoform X1, with translation MSVREYDRYCSPLGVLYSLLAVMSGRRIECIFFSEFHPTLGPKISYQVPEEYISRELFDTVQVYIITKPELQNKLITVTAMDKKLIGCPVCIEHKKYSRNALLFNLGFVCDARAKTCALEPIVKKLAGYLTTLELESGFISNEDSKQRLVPIMSILLEGLNSTGECSLPINESNTMHLKVIELRVAPPTAQEYDVPVFTEDKDDFCNAQWDLTTQQILPYIDGFRHIQKISAEADVELNLVRIAIQNLMYYGVVTLVSIFQYSNVYCTTPRVQELIHDKALQEECVCYVSKPGSKRPSLRDVFQLYCGLSPGTTVRDLIARHTQQLQRVDERKLIQFGLMKKLIRRLQKYPVKVFRDERSPPARLYTGSHSYDEICCKTGMSYRELDERLDSDSNIIVCLK
- the NPRL2 gene encoding GATOR1 complex protein NPRL2 isoform X5: MTAVMSGRRIECIFFSEFHPTLGPKISYQVPEEYISRELFDTVQVYIITKPELQNKLITVTAMDKKLIGCPVCIEHKKYSRNALLFNLGFVCDARAKTCALEPIVKKLAGYLTTLELESGFISNEDSKQRLVPIMSILLEGLNSTGECSLPINESNTMHLKVIELRVAPPTAQEYDVPVFTEDKDDFCNAQWDLTTQQILPYIDGFRHIQKISAEADVELNLVRIAIQNLMYYGVVTLVSIFQYSNVYCTTPRVQELIHDKALQEECVCYVSKPGSKRPSLRDVFQLYCGLSPGTTVRDLIARHTQQLQRVDERKLIQFGLMKKLIRRLQKYPVKVFRDERSPPARLYTGSHSYDEICCKTGMSYRELDERLDSDSNIIVCLK
- the NPRL2 gene encoding GATOR1 complex protein NPRL2 isoform X4 gives rise to the protein MSVPVMSGRRIECIFFSEFHPTLGPKISYQVPEEYISRELFDTVQVYIITKPELQNKLITVTAMDKKLIGCPVCIEHKKYSRNALLFNLGFVCDARAKTCALEPIVKKLAGYLTTLELESGFISNEDSKQRLVPIMSILLEGLNSTGECSLPINESNTMHLKVIELRVAPPTAQEYDVPVFTEDKDDFCNAQWDLTTQQILPYIDGFRHIQKISAEADVELNLVRIAIQNLMYYGVVTLVSIFQYSNVYCTTPRVQELIHDKALQEECVCYVSKPGSKRPSLRDVFQLYCGLSPGTTVRDLIARHTQQLQRVDERKLIQFGLMKKLIRRLQKYPVKVFRDERSPPARLYTGSHSYDEICCKTGMSYRELDERLDSDSNIIVCLK
- the NPRL2 gene encoding GATOR1 complex protein NPRL2 isoform X3, whose product is MQEQKPAQAVMSGRRIECIFFSEFHPTLGPKISYQVPEEYISRELFDTVQVYIITKPELQNKLITVTAMDKKLIGCPVCIEHKKYSRNALLFNLGFVCDARAKTCALEPIVKKLAGYLTTLELESGFISNEDSKQRLVPIMSILLEGLNSTGECSLPINESNTMHLKVIELRVAPPTAQEYDVPVFTEDKDDFCNAQWDLTTQQILPYIDGFRHIQKISAEADVELNLVRIAIQNLMYYGVVTLVSIFQYSNVYCTTPRVQELIHDKALQEECVCYVSKPGSKRPSLRDVFQLYCGLSPGTTVRDLIARHTQQLQRVDERKLIQFGLMKKLIRRLQKYPVKVFRDERSPPARLYTGSHSYDEICCKTGMSYRELDERLDSDSNIIVCLK
- the NPRL2 gene encoding GATOR1 complex protein NPRL2 isoform X2, whose product is MQEQKPAQAAVMSGRRIECIFFSEFHPTLGPKISYQVPEEYISRELFDTVQVYIITKPELQNKLITVTAMDKKLIGCPVCIEHKKYSRNALLFNLGFVCDARAKTCALEPIVKKLAGYLTTLELESGFISNEDSKQRLVPIMSILLEGLNSTGECSLPINESNTMHLKVIELRVAPPTAQEYDVPVFTEDKDDFCNAQWDLTTQQILPYIDGFRHIQKISAEADVELNLVRIAIQNLMYYGVVTLVSIFQYSNVYCTTPRVQELIHDKALQEECVCYVSKPGSKRPSLRDVFQLYCGLSPGTTVRDLIARHTQQLQRVDERKLIQFGLMKKLIRRLQKYPVKVFRDERSPPARLYTGSHSYDEICCKTGMSYRELDERLDSDSNIIVCLK
- the NPRL2 gene encoding GATOR1 complex protein NPRL2 isoform X6; amino-acid sequence: MTVMSGRRIECIFFSEFHPTLGPKISYQVPEEYISRELFDTVQVYIITKPELQNKLITVTAMDKKLIGCPVCIEHKKYSRNALLFNLGFVCDARAKTCALEPIVKKLAGYLTTLELESGFISNEDSKQRLVPIMSILLEGLNSTGECSLPINESNTMHLKVIELRVAPPTAQEYDVPVFTEDKDDFCNAQWDLTTQQILPYIDGFRHIQKISAEADVELNLVRIAIQNLMYYGVVTLVSIFQYSNVYCTTPRVQELIHDKALQEECVCYVSKPGSKRPSLRDVFQLYCGLSPGTTVRDLIARHTQQLQRVDERKLIQFGLMKKLIRRLQKYPVKVFRDERSPPARLYTGSHSYDEICCKTGMSYRELDERLDSDSNIIVCLK